The genomic region CTGGTTGAGCCTCAGTCTGGACGCACCAGGAGCCTGCAGATGTACATGAAGGTAAACACAATCGGATGTTTAACGTGGCTTCAGTAAAGAAACCAGttggattaaaaataaaattaaatcatGATGTACATGAATCACATGAACTTGTACCATCACAAACTAATGACCCTTTGCTTGATTTATCAGGCCCTTTAACTCTTTAAACTCTAAACTCTGCTACTTGTTGTACTTAAAGTGCTTGTAATGTGATGAACATTGTTTGGTTcttaaagtgtcagaaaatgttgattgctATTTTCAAAACCTTGAAATGaggatgttcttaaatgtcttgttattcatttttaatgatttcaattgtcacatttaaggagacaaatcaaacatcttgttttaactattaaaaaacaatcaaacaattatcaaaatagttgacgactaatttagtaatcaaaaataatggattaattgttgcagccctagattGAATATTGATCGTTCAGAGTGTGGTGAGCATTCAGTTTTTTAGTTACTTGCCAaattttatattctgtttttgcCCTTCAGGACTTTCAAGAAGAAGGCCAAGTGTTAAAAGTTGGGGCGATGGGAGTCCATTATGTGCTCATACAGCACGCTGAGCCATGGCTGCTGACTATTAACTCCAAGCAATGGTCCCAGACACGCTCATCAAACAGACTCCCATTTTTCAAGAAGAGACGCAGACAGGGAAACCGACAGGAGACAGAGGAACCACCAGCCAAAAAAGCTGCCacggaggagaaagaagagcagGACGCAGGAGAGAAGTcaaaagacacaacaagagaGGAAATGAACGACGAAGAAACACAGATGGAAAATGGGCAGGAGAGGACAGATGAAGACGGTGGAGAGAGACAAGGTAGTTTGAAAGAAGATGGAGAAAAGCAGACAAGGCAAGAACATGTTAagatgggagaggaggaggcaggagaggagaaggTGGGAGAGGGGGAGAAGGAAGGAGACGCGAAGGCGGGAGAGGAGAAGGCAGGAGACGCGAAGGCGGGAGAGGAGAtggaagaggtggaggaggaagagagacaggaagagaagagacaATTGAGATCTAGAGAAAACAGGAGAAACAATGAAGGAGTTGAGGATGCTCATTCTCCCCCGACAGGAATATCTGATGTTGAGTAAGTACAGtgattttcatcattttattggAGTTAACTTTCTACTTTTCCTGTGCGTAATCTATTCCTTCTTTCCATTTGCACTGTCAACCACTCAGAGAAAATATGAGTTTCATTAGTCGGCCGTGGCGTATGGTGGACGGGAAGTTGAACCGCCTGGTGTGTAAGGGCATGCTGGAGGCCCTTCTTTACCACATCATGTCCCGACCTGGACTCACACAGCAGTCGCTGGTGGAACATTACAAAGATGTGCTGCAGCCAATGGCGGTTTTGGAACTTGTGCAGGTAAACAGAAATGATCGTATGATGCGTTGCCATTGAGTGGaatgtcactcccttgcgaccagtgtttcttcaacatCCACAGTCTATTCTCGTACAAAGCAAAACAGCTACAAAccgagcagggaaaaaaaaaagggctgctGGATGTCGTCCATTGTGTCGCATGTTGTTGTCCCACCAGTATGACCTCATCTACTTATCATGCCGACATGGCCgtcaggcacagcccacaccacgcctaccaagtaaagctACTGATCTCAGGCGAAATGCTAgtctgacccagggctttaccattccaaactgtaccgtactgtactaAACCAGACTGTACTATGATGAATATGCATCATTTATGTTGTACTTTGTACCTTTTGTCTCACTATGTAATCACAGAACTTAATTCTGTGACTCTAAATGATGGCAGCATCCGTCTTTACTCACTTTACTCACGAGTgatgagtaaaagaaaaaagggcttTTACAAAATGTCCTTTGAATCCTTATGTTTTatgctccctctctcctctgcaggcACTGATAGAGATGGGCTGCGTAAACGAAAGAACTTTGGTCAAATGTCCAAAACCTTCACTGTTCTCTCGCTCTGTGCATCAGGCCAGAGCAGAGATGACGGAGAAGAAGATTGAGGCTCCAGACACTGTGTTTTATGAGCCCTCCGTCAGCTGCTGCCTGCAGCTCTGTCGGGTCTTACCCAACGAACGTTTCTGGAACGACTCTCTACCATGAAAGCATTCGTCTGACCTGACTGGACCGGGATTCATATCATGAAGGTAATAAGGCTTTTGAAGGTCAGGCCTCAAGAAGTTGAGTTGAGACATTTTTAGCAAAAATCAAGACTGTTTCTGATgctttaataatgaataatcaAATGTAATATCATCATTTCTGGTTTTACAGAAGGGAGGtttctttgtggttgttttttttaatactaaaatcaaattaattttctttgtcttcagctttttgtattgtatcttaaaataaaaaaaaactaaaatgcatCAAATGACATTGTTGACTTAAATTTGTGTTGCATGCTCAGTGGGCATGTTTGGAATTAGACTATTGTGACTGCTTGATTACCAAGGAAAACCTTAGTCCACTGCACATAGTTGGTTGTGCTGGATCCTCAGACTTCAGACCAGGACTCAACAGCCACTTCAGGTGATCCGATCACAAATACACAGCTCTAACATGAACGGATGAACCGGGTCCAAACGCAAGCATGAATGTAACCATGAGGCACTGAAACGTACTGAGGcttaagccccttttccacctatagTCCCATAAAATATTAGGATTGTCAAAGTTGCGATTAATACAGCCGAGATCAATGCGATAAAATTATTCAACGCAGTTAACgcaagtttgtttacttctggtgtgagctgacctctgacatggAATCCGGAAATTATCCATGCGAAATAGTCActtgcctgcagtcagtcagagaggagagaccAAGAGATAGTcgctgaagatggagagaggtgacGGATTGTTGGGCGAAAGgcttcattttaagaagctgagcaaTGGAACCATCGATAAAACTAAAGTTTTATGACAATGTGACTGCTGCCTAGGTGTCATGGCACAATTTATTGACAATGACTGGAAGTTGCGATCCTTAAACTTTACTGTCAAAAAACCCTACCCTGTGGCTGACTGTGCTTTCATTCTAATTTATTCCTCTAGATTAACAAATTTCGTGAGATGTGAGattaatttgttttagtttttttatctATTGACAGCCCTGGTTTTAATGCATTTAGAAGCATTAATCAACTTTCTGATAATACAAATTTGAGACTCACAAGTAACAAGTGGGCAGCtaattcaataataaaaggCTAATGTTGATTACGATACGATATACATTTATTGTCCCACAATGGGGAAATTCCCAGTATTTCAGCAGCAAAGAGATAGTCACACAGCAAAAGAAAGTCACacaaattataaattatatatgCATTTGCACAGAAAATGAGGAACAGCAACAATAAGGTGCACGGTGGAGCACAGAATTGTGACAGTGGATGAGAGAATTGAGTATTATAGTGATCACAGTGGTGACTGGGTCTGCTGGGAGCGCTGCTGTCTGTAAAGTCTTACAGCAGCAGGAAGGAAGGACTTTCAATATCTCTCCTCCACACACTTGGGCTGAAGGAGCTGCTCAGTGCTGTGACAGTGACCTGCAGGGGGTGGGAGTCATTCTCCATCAGCGATGTTAGCTTTGCAGtcatcctcctctctcccaccacctGCACTGAGTCCAGGGGGCAGCCCAGCACAGAGCTGGTCTTCCTAATCAGTTTGTCAAGTCTCTTCCTTTCAACAGTGGAGATGCTGCTGCTCCAGTAGACCACTGGATTATTGGATCGGATTATTGGACTGAATTATTCATCTGGcaacaggcagcagcaggtgcagctTGGCCATCACATGTCTGATCCCCGGTCCACCAACATAGGAGCACCTCAGGGGTGCGTGCTGTCTCCATTTCTCTACTCACTGTACACTAATGACTGCACTTCCAACAACAACTCCATCAAGCTGATTCAATTTGCAGACGACACCACCTTGGTCGGCCTTATCAAGGGCAAGGACGAGTCTGCTTTTGGGCAGGAAGTGTCTCATTTGGCTATGTGGTGTGACAAATTATCTGGAACTCAACCCAAAACAGACAGTGGAAATGCTGATACACTTCCACCGTGCCCCCTCCCCTCTACTACCCATAACAATCAATAGCTCTGTCGTCAAGGTTGTGGAGTCATTCAAATTACTAGGCACCACAATAACAGACAACCTGACAATCCTCTGCaccttatttttaaaataatgattataaattaatcataacttttaCTCAACAACAgatcattttgcattttgtaaagccttaATATATGACCTGTAATCACACACCCACATAATGTCCATATAAGTAGTGTATTATTCCTGCGACaaagtacaacacacacacatcaagtaCAGGATTAGATGTCATGTTTCAACATCTACTACACAGGATGTTGGCTTCTTCCTGTGTCAGttatataatgaaataattcaGATGGTTTTCTTATTAGTGGCGTTGTTTTCCTATGATCCCTCACTGCTGGTAAAATCAGCGGATAAGACACCTTCCTCTGGTTCCTGTAAGGCtcagccttttctttttcactcgcTCTGAAAACATATGTTTATGAATTACTCTACCTGCTCCTTAATGGACTCCTGTGTTTACTTGTCTTGTTAAAACCTGAAATAGGAAAGGAACGTAAAACAGACTGAGGATAATATGATCCCGTATGAGCACAGGTAAATAATTctataagaataagaataactGAGAGTAGAGTGGTGGGGACTTTGCCCACCCATTACAGGAGCAGAGGGATAGAAATCACCAGGAAGCTGAGGAATGTGTGAACACAGTTATGAACTCTGATGTTTCCACATGATTATGAACACCCAACTTCCTCTGCTTCCTCAGCATGAAGGAACAAACCCTTTCAGGTCCACAGATACAGGAGTATACGTGCACAGATGAGTACATTATATTGTGTGGAAACGTGGTAATTGTACACGTCCTGAGCCGCAGTCGACCActaccagccatttcctccacAAAAGAAATGATTTCCTCTAAGTCTGAGTGAGTCTGTGAAAACAGACTCGGTTTCTTTCACagtcttttcaaagtcctgatgtGACAAAAAGATCAAGTATTTCTTTATCTGTAAAGCCccaatcaaaatgtaacttcaccaactgtcacacacattcacctgaATTATGATCTAACTCCAGAAGAAAGgcacatttttgttcatttgttcactcctgcgtggcttagatttggttacactgccatttaaaaatgatcattGTGACAAGGAAATTACAAGTatgctaaaaaataataaataatacaaactagtaaacatatgaatatattcacatatagTCATATAATATATGGATTTcctaaattaaatttttaaatacatttctgcttcttaaatgtctaCAATTACAACTAACATTACATGTGATGAAGGTAGATGTAGCTGCTGTTATGCAATTAGATCTTTACCTTTCACACTAACTacatccaacctcagcagcaTGATGCACATGTTCTTGTAGATTGTCATATTTGAttcagtgatttttttaaattatcatcttttgctgggtttttatgacacacaatGCTTATCATGCATGACCTTTGTGCATCTTACAAAAAACTaccaaaaaaaatatgaaaataataaaaactaaactaaaactaagcatttacaaaaaataaaaaccccacTCTAAAAACCAAATAatactaagaaaaaaaacaaaacaaaaagtcaaaactaaataaaagatGACTGTCGCCCTGAATGTGAATACACTTTCACAGAGAGGAtgtctggcaaaaaaaaacaaaacaagcggCACTGCCAACATTGTTCCTCTCAGTGTGTACACACTGTGAGCTCGTTCAGTGCGTTCACTCCCGACGCCTGTTTCTTCCGTGGTTTATGACTTTCTTTCGTCTCTCTGAATAGAATAAGTGGGAAAGATGTTTTTCATTCTGTCGGTGGTGTCTTTCATGAACCTGCTGTGTGGTTACCATGTCCTCGGTTGTGGTGAGTGGACACTTTTTCATCTGTAATCCAAAAAATACTTCAGGTTGTTTATCAAGTAAATGCAATTATTACAATTTTTAATGTGTGCTGTTTGTAAAACAAAACCTCTCTGTTTCTGCAAACATTGAAGCATTTTAGAATTTAAGTCATTTCAGTATAATACAAAGTGATGTCACTGTTTATACTTGAacgctgtgtgtatgtgtgtgtgtgtttcacagttATGAACTGTACACATAGAAGTGAGGTAAGACCGTCCAGACTGGTGGTGAAGTACGGTGACCCGGCCTCAGCCGTGTGCTCTCTGTGTCAGTCTTGCCAGAGCAAAGAGCTTCGTCTGGAGGTTTCACTCGGACACAAGACGGGGAAtgccactgtgtgtctgtggagcgTGGACAGAATGACTGAGTGGGACACAAGCGCCCTGTGCTACTACACTGACCTGTCTGCACGCATGTGCTGCACTTATCTGCCTGTGACTGTTTACAGTAAGTTCACCCGCTTCTGATTGTTTCTGTGCGTGCAGatttaataaatgaacaaaaatagtAGACACAcctaatatatacatacatatatatgtatgtatagatgattcaattaaattaaattaaattaaattaaattaaattaaataaaatttcaACAGCATTATTAACATAAATGACAATATAAGAAgttgagaagaaaacaaagtcatCCTTAAAGGAACTGTTTTAGTAGTAAATTGGGGGAtcatgtgtatatttacatgaAATTTGCAATACATATTATAGTATACTGTAGGCAAgaagaaatgtacattttattggtCGTATTGGCTCTTCAAAGGTATCACAACAGGTTTAAAGAACAGGGGGAGGTATAAAATGCCAAAAATTCTTCTCATGACTGAAATCAAGGGattttgaagcagaaaaaaTCCCATTATGATTACAGGGTACTGTAGAAGCTGCAAttggcagaggtggaaagagtactgataTGTTCTACACAAGTAAAAGCATCAATATTTTTGATAGTACAAGCAAAAGTGCTGGACTAAAAATGtgctcaagttaaagtaaaaaaagtagcttgtttgaaatgtactgtactgaaatgtgaatctatctatctatctgtatgtatatgtatatatatatatatatacatatatatatatatatatatatatatatatatatatatctatgtatctTCTATCAGTAGTCAtgtattgtgtcttttttttctccaatatTTGtcactcagcacaaatgtgtcattaacagcctcatagttcataaatggtctaaaatgactgtatcggactaatattgATATCGGCatcagacatgaaaaagtggtGTCGTCCCATCCCTAGTAGACATGCTGGTGTGTTGTTTTCGGCTCGTATTGCTAACAACGTCTCCAGCCTTAGATATGTCTGCATCCATGTTTTTTAGTactttgatgatgtcactccCATTTTTCACTTTACAGCAGTGgatgaaaaacacagataaaggCGATTCTAGATTAGAAATACTTAAACTGAAAACCTAACTGttgtgtgattgtttgtttctgcaCAGAGCCTCCAGACAGTGTGTCCATCAGCTTTACAAACCTCTCTGGCCCGATGTTTGAGGGTCATCAGTACACTCTGCAGTGTGAAGTGCACAACGTTGCTCCAGTTGCAAACCTCACCGTGACCTTCTACAGAGGGTGGACGTCTCTGGGTCAACGACACTCAGACAGCTCAGTTTTGAAACCAGTGACTGAGGTCTTCACTCACAACTTTAATGCCACTGGAGAAGATGATGGAGTTCAGTTCTGGTGTCAAGGCGTTCTGGAACTGGGACCTGAAGGACCACAGCACCCCCCAGTGGTGAAATCACGAAACATTACTGCCACGGTCCACTGTTAGTGTACACTGAGTTTCAGCAGCATACCTTTTACCAGTGAAAACATTTGGGAAAAACCAATGAGAGGGAGAGGGCTTACAGTTGTTCATAGTTAGGCAGCCTACATGGATTTAATGGCCTGTAAACATGCAAACGGTATTATGAAGAAGGAAAACTCAATTGTTTTTCATCCAACAGTTGACTATTCTTCAGGTGTTTATCTTTCTGTCTCATGAACTCACAGATAAGCCTCGGCAGGTGGAGTCACCGCGTCCAGGTCCCATCATTGTCACAGAGGGAGACTCTCTGCAGCTGAACTGCTCTGCTGTGGGAAACCCCAGCCCCTCATACCGGTGGGAGCTGCCGCAACCCACTCATCGCCACGTCACGGGTGACAGTCACGTCATCAACTCTATAACTTCTAAGGATGAAGGCTGGTACGTGTGTCGTGTCAGCAATGATGTGGGAGCCTTCAGTGTTTCATTTGAGGTGGTCGTCAAAGGTGAGGTTCAGACGTAAAATCattcacatttctttcttctctgaTGTGTCTCCATGGGTTTTtctatctggttaaataaatgttaactcTTTGTAGTCAACTACGTTCTTGCTCTTAAAAAAGATGTTTGTAAAAGATGATTTAGaaaatagaattttttttattttagattagattatttagatttttttctagTAATTTATAACACTTAACATATACAGTGCTTCActcatttattagaccaccatccaaagccctaaattaacagcattggtaattatcaaaacaatttttttttatctttctgtaatggttaatacacctgTATGTGGAAGCTATTTAactgaaatgatatttttaataccATGAACTGTTTGAAAACAAACCCTGACAAAAAAATAGtgaagcacattattatttcttgattttagttcctgaacagaaaaaaatgttttagtggttgaatgttatgctgaatgtaaaaaaaaagaggtgaattcagtttgttatttgccaaataaacagcaatattttatataataatactactaataataataatttgtgaaagatttctaaaatatttatgttttctcgtttttaatgacaggtggtctaacaCATTTTGTGAAGCACTGTACAAGTTTTAACTCGGGTTCAATTGTCTCAATTATAGCCCAGTGATTGCCAAAGACAGGGTTAGGACCCACAAAGGGGTCACAGGAGATATTTTTTGGGTCCCCCACACAAATGTATTAAACAAATATAtcttggaaatgatttgtttacaaATTCAAAATTATATGTTTACAGATATGACTGTAAATAATTCACCACATGATGCACAAATTTGCCCTTTaaattgtgatttgggtcatgaTAGTTTTCAAAAGTgtagtttgggaaacactgggaCAACCTATTGAGTAAAGATATACACATTTCTATTATCTAAGTGTCTTTTTTAGAGTTCCATATACTATGCTACCCACAATGTAAAGACGCTGCCACTTGTGGTGATGCAATCCTGATAattcataacaataacaaattgTCCCACCACATTTTAACTTTCTATTTGTCCGTAGGTTTGGAGTTAACCAGCGCACCACAATCAAGCACAACTTCAACAAAAGCAACCACCACAAAGACAACAGTCGTACCTGATAGCAGTACAAGCATCACACCGACACATGGCTTTATaatgtgtgtgctgctgttctTCTCTGCTGTGATTTGACTTCATACTGAAAAAATGAACAGTATGTATGTCAATAACATGTAATCAAATGCCCCCAAAGtaacacatacatttacagtaaatggcTGACTAACTACTCAAGCATTAACATGGTGGAAACTCATTTTGTAATGTTTGGGACATGCATCTTTTGGAATTATTGAAATCctttttctttatcattttgTGTGTAACCTTCAGTTACTGAGGCAGACTgatatattgatttatttcatatttaaattcTTAATCAAATCCAGTTAAACCTAACCAACAAACATGAATCATGCCACACGCTTCATGTTTGttcaattatttgattattcacTTGATTCTAAAAAGTCAGTCAATTAATGTGACTATTTGTAattatgctaaaaaaaaatacagaagtgAAAAACCAATGATCGCTTtcgtaagaaaaaaaaaagaccacccAATTGTGGATTGATGTATGTACATATGAACACAAGGCAGCAGCAAGTATTGGGTCCTCTTAGATCAACATGATCTGAACCCTGCATTATTTGAAttagctctcatgtgctggagtttTGAATATTCGATTAATAATACAattgaatattcaaatagcttttttttttgcttgaaatgcccatccctagtTTGTTTGCATGACCTGTTAAACTCAGAACAACAACAGTCAACTAAACTCCACTGTAGTTAGTTAATATCCATACTAATAGTAATGCTGACCGATGATGGTGAAAATGTTTGAACATGATGATTATATGCATCACCGcagaatacaa from Solea senegalensis isolate Sse05_10M linkage group LG6, IFAPA_SoseM_1, whole genome shotgun sequence harbors:
- the LOC122770629 gene encoding cell adhesion molecule 1-like, coding for MFFILSVVSFMNLLCGYHVLGCVMNCTHRSEVRPSRLVVKYGDPASAVCSLCQSCQSKELRLEVSLGHKTGNATVCLWSVDRMTEWDTSALCYYTDLSARMCCTYLPVTVYKPPDSVSISFTNLSGPMFEGHQYTLQCEVHNVAPVANLTVTFYRGWTSLGQRHSDSSVLKPVTEVFTHNFNATGEDDGVQFWCQGVLELGPEGPQHPPVVKSRNITATVHYKPRQVESPRPGPIIVTEGDSLQLNCSAVGNPSPSYRWELPQPTHRHVTGDSHVINSITSKDEGWYVCRVSNDVGAFSVSFEVVVKGLELTSAPQSSTTSTKATTTKTTVVPDSSTSITPTHGFIMCVLLFFSAVI